Proteins from a single region of Syngnathus scovelli strain Florida chromosome 7, RoL_Ssco_1.2, whole genome shotgun sequence:
- the klc3 gene encoding kinesin light chain 3 — protein MLSAEEILCSTQQVIAGLEALRGENRSLLESLRGAAQSPEMAVEGGTSVEQEKSGIIRQSLERIELGLSEAQVMMALSAHLSSLEAEKQKLRAQVRRLCQENQWLRDELAGAQQRLQEREQDMVTLEEHNKHLQFMASIRKYDQEEAPPPDDKNKSSKESLDDLFPAEDEESSQMSTSQHHHSSAAAAAQQGGYEIPARLRTLHNLVIQYASQGRYEVAVPLCKQALEDLEKSSGHTHPDVATMLNILALVYRDQNKYKEAANLLNDALDIREKTLGMDHPAVAATLNNLAVLYGKRGKYTEAEPLCKRALQIREKVLGTEHPDVAKQLNNLALLCQNQGKYQEVERYYERALHIYQSKLGPDDANVAKTKNNLASCYLKQGKYRQAEALYKEILTRAHEKEFGSVQGDAQPSWSGGNDQAGQPDGPLRRSGSFTKLRESIRRSSEKLVRKLKGVDVEEATPKNVGMKRANSLNVLNVGSGENQDESQSRRLIDHRGFSSSTQNLNRRGSLGTT, from the exons ATGTTGTCGGCGGAGGAGATCCTGTGCAGCACGCAGCAGGTGATCGCCGGGCTAGAGGCACTTCGAGGAGAGAACCGAAGCCTGCTAGAGAGCCTGCGGGGGGCAGCCCAGAGTCCTGAAATGGCGGTTGAAGGCGGCACCAGCGTGGAACAAGAGAAGAGCGGCATCATACGACAATCGCTGGAGAGGATCGAGCTGGGACTCAGCGAAGCGCAG GTGATGATGGCGCTGTCAGCTCATTTGAGTTCTTTGGAGGCCGAGAAACAGAAACTGCGAGCTCAG GTGCGCCGCCTGTGTCAGGAGAACCAATGGCTGCGTGACGAGCTGGCGGGCGCCCAGCAGCGTCTGCAAGAGCGAGAGCAGGACATGGTGACGCTGGAGGAACACAATAAACATCTGCAATTTATGGCCTCCATACGCAAGTATGACCAGGAGGAGGCGCCGCCACCG GATGACAAGAACAAATCTTCCAAAGAGTCTCTGGATGACCTTTTCCCTGCCGAGGATGAAGAGTCATCACAAA TGTCGACCTCGCAGCACCACCACAGCAGCGCGGCAGCGGCAGCCCAGCAAGGAGGCTACGAGATTCCGGCTCGCCTTCGGACGCTCCATAATCTCGTCATCCAGTACGCTTCACAGGGACGATACGAAGTCGCTGTGCCGCTTTGTAAACAG GCCTTAGAGGACTTGGAGAAGTCGTCGGGCCACACCCACCCTGACGTGGCCACCATGTTAAACATTCTGGCACTGGTGTACAG agaccaaaacaaatacaaagaaGCTGCCAACCTGTTAAATGACGCCCTGGACATCAGGGAGAAAACACTGGGAATGGACCACCCAGCT gtGGCGGCTACGCTCAACAACTTGGCAGTGCTTTACGGGAAGCGAGGCAAATACACAGAAGCCGAGCCACTGTGCAAGCGAGCGCTGCAGATCCGAGAGAAG GTGCTGGGCACGGAGCACCCCGACGTGGCCAAGCAGCTGAACAACTTGGCGCTGCTGTGTCAGAACCAGGGCAAGTACCAGGAGGTGGAGCGCTACTACGAGCGAGCGCTACACATCTACCAGAGCAAGCTGGGACCCGACGACGCCAACGTGGCCAAGACCAAAAACAACCTG GCGTCCTGTTACCTCAAGCAGGGCAAGTACCGACAAGCAGAAGCACTCTACAAGGAGATCCTTACCAGAGCGCACGAGAAGGAGTTTGGATCTGTGCAAG GCGACGCCCAGCCCAGCTGGTCAGGTGGCAACGACCAAGCCGGGCAACCGGATGGCCCGCTGAGGCGAAGCGGCTCCTTCACCAAACTGCGAGAGTCTATACGGCGAAGCAGCGAGAAGCTGGTACGCAAGCTCAAGGGAGTCGACGTTGAGGAAGCTACCCCAAAGAATGTTGG GATGAAAAGAGCCAACTCACTCAACGTGCTCAATGTCGGCAGCGGAGAAAATCAGGATGAGAGCCAG TCCCGCCGCCTGATTGACCATCGAGGATTCAGCTCCAGTACACAGAACCTAAACAGGCGAGGATCACTCGGGACTACTTAA